One window from the genome of Pseudonocardia hierapolitana encodes:
- a CDS encoding ABC transporter ATP-binding protein, which produces MNATKPKVVVDHLSVSLGGNHILDDIELTVDEHEFLCIIGTSGGGKTTLLRSVGGLLRPAGGSVRLDGEEIVGPTPRISMVFQHFGLFPWKTVRANVEYGLRVQSRSGYGERVDELLKIMNLTDAQHRYPHQLSGGMKQRVGIARALSMEPELLLLDEPFSAVDAITREVLQNEVLQLWERNEGMSAMLITHDVDEAILMADRIVVIAGPPGRIALEVPVSIPRPRSARSVRSHESYTDLREQLWNALQGGTDRAMEEA; this is translated from the coding sequence ATGAACGCAACGAAGCCCAAGGTCGTCGTCGACCACCTGTCCGTGTCGCTCGGGGGTAACCACATCCTCGACGACATCGAGCTCACCGTCGACGAGCACGAGTTCCTGTGCATCATCGGCACGTCAGGTGGCGGAAAGACCACCTTGCTGCGATCCGTGGGCGGCTTGCTGCGACCCGCGGGGGGATCTGTGCGGCTGGACGGCGAGGAGATCGTCGGGCCCACGCCCCGGATCTCGATGGTCTTCCAGCACTTCGGGCTCTTCCCGTGGAAGACGGTGCGGGCGAACGTCGAGTACGGGCTTCGCGTGCAGTCCCGCAGCGGCTACGGTGAGCGCGTCGACGAGCTGCTGAAGATCATGAATCTCACCGATGCCCAGCACCGTTATCCCCATCAGCTCTCGGGTGGGATGAAGCAGCGCGTGGGCATCGCGCGCGCATTGTCGATGGAACCCGAGCTGTTGCTGCTCGACGAGCCGTTCAGCGCCGTCGACGCGATCACCCGTGAGGTGCTGCAGAACGAGGTGTTGCAGCTCTGGGAGCGCAACGAGGGCATGTCGGCGATGCTGATCACCCACGACGTCGACGAGGCCATCCTGATGGCGGACCGGATCGTCGTGATCGCCGGCCCGCCCGGGCGCATCGCTCTGGAGGTCCCGGTGTCCATCCCCCGGCCGCGTTCGGCCCGCTCGGTGCGCTCCCACGAGTCGTACACCGACCTGCGCGAGCAGCTGTGGAACGCCCTTCAGGGCGGCACCGACCGCGCCATGGAGGAGGCATGA
- a CDS encoding TetR/AcrR family transcriptional regulator, which produces MAIPYEQTGRRNQKARTREALVVAARELLATGVTPTVEEAAAHAAVSRTTAYRYFPNQRALIGAAHPEIDRTSLLPDDPPDDPEERLELVVAETTRIVLDWEPQLRASLRMSLEPGQEPTGPVLRRGRVIGWLEDALAPLASSHPGLDRTRLATAIRAATGIEAFVWMVDVGGLAREEAASTMRWTARALLRAALSDGGPEPAGSGRPPGG; this is translated from the coding sequence ATGGCAATCCCCTACGAGCAGACCGGGCGGCGCAACCAGAAGGCACGCACCAGGGAGGCGCTCGTCGTCGCCGCGCGCGAACTGCTGGCCACGGGCGTCACACCGACTGTCGAGGAAGCGGCCGCACACGCGGCTGTCTCGCGCACCACCGCCTACCGTTACTTCCCCAACCAGCGCGCGCTGATCGGAGCCGCCCACCCGGAGATCGATCGAACGTCGCTGCTCCCCGACGACCCGCCCGACGACCCGGAGGAACGGCTCGAGCTCGTCGTCGCCGAGACCACGCGCATCGTGCTCGACTGGGAACCGCAGCTGCGCGCCTCGCTGCGGATGTCGCTGGAGCCGGGGCAGGAGCCGACCGGGCCGGTGCTGCGCCGCGGCCGCGTCATCGGCTGGCTCGAGGACGCCCTCGCGCCGCTCGCGTCCTCGCACCCCGGGTTGGACCGCACCCGTCTCGCCACGGCGATTCGAGCCGCCACCGGCATCGAGGCGTTCGTCTGGATGGTGGATGTCGGCGGGCTCGCGCGAGAGGAGGCCGCGTCGACGATGCGGTGGACGGCGCGCGCGTTGCTCCGCGCCGCACTGTCCGACGGGGGGCCGGAACCGGCCGGATCCGGGAGGCCGCCGGGCGGGTGA
- a CDS encoding cytoplasmic protein → MKTDPDLYSVVFENERVRVLEYRDHPGDRTSSHSHPDMVIIPLATFRRRLTVDGRTVEVEKVVHDAGWVPAQTHAGENIGTTDSHALFVELK, encoded by the coding sequence GTGAAAACGGATCCCGATCTCTACTCGGTCGTGTTCGAGAACGAGCGGGTGCGGGTGCTGGAGTACCGCGACCACCCTGGTGACCGGACGTCGTCGCACAGCCATCCGGACATGGTGATCATCCCGCTGGCCACCTTCCGGCGCCGTCTCACCGTGGACGGGCGCACCGTCGAGGTCGAGAAGGTGGTGCACGACGCCGGTTGGGTGCCTGCACAGACCCACGCGGGCGAGAACATCGGCACCACGGACTCCCATGCGCTCTTCGTCGAGCTCAAGTGA
- a CDS encoding UDP-glucose dehydrogenase family protein, protein MFARRIAVIGSGYVGLTTGACLASLGHRVVCADVDEAKVERLRRGVVDILEPGLPELVAENQAAGRLEFVLGARDAVAGRDGEAVEVVFLCVPTPMGEGGAADLAAVRAVAAEIRHLLPAGCVVVNKSTVPVGTAEATRKLLNRRDVAVVSNPEFLREGSAVHDFLHPDRIVVGSDAQDAAERVAALYARLGAPTVLTDAASAEMVKYAANSFLAMKLSYVNAIAELCDVLGADVADVTEGMGHDRRIGQAFLQPGPGWGGSCLPKDTNALVQVAAAAGIELPLVSASIATNERQRRIVVEKIADAVGGDLRGARLGLLGLTFKAGTDDLRDSPALAVARLLREGGAELTAYDPGCPAAVPGVTDDVTVADEPLRAAKDADALVVLTEWPEFRSLDWGAVAGALAGRVVVDCRNLLDPDVLRRAGISWVGVGRR, encoded by the coding sequence ATGTTCGCCCGGCGCATCGCTGTGATCGGTTCCGGCTACGTGGGTCTCACGACGGGCGCCTGCCTCGCCTCCCTCGGACACCGCGTGGTCTGCGCGGACGTCGACGAGGCGAAGGTGGAGCGGCTGCGACGCGGCGTCGTCGACATTTTGGAGCCGGGGCTGCCCGAACTGGTGGCCGAGAACCAGGCCGCGGGGCGGCTCGAGTTCGTGCTCGGCGCGCGGGATGCGGTGGCGGGGCGCGACGGCGAGGCGGTCGAGGTGGTCTTCCTCTGCGTGCCCACCCCGATGGGCGAGGGCGGCGCGGCCGACCTGGCCGCGGTGCGCGCCGTCGCGGCGGAGATCAGGCACCTGCTTCCGGCCGGATGCGTCGTCGTCAACAAGTCGACGGTGCCCGTCGGCACGGCGGAGGCCACCCGGAAGCTGCTGAACCGCCGCGACGTGGCCGTGGTGAGCAACCCGGAGTTCCTGCGCGAGGGCTCGGCGGTGCACGACTTCCTGCACCCGGACCGGATCGTCGTCGGCAGCGACGCGCAGGACGCCGCTGAGCGGGTCGCGGCGCTCTACGCGCGGCTCGGCGCTCCGACCGTGCTCACCGACGCGGCCAGCGCGGAGATGGTGAAGTACGCGGCCAACAGCTTCCTGGCCATGAAGCTGTCGTACGTCAACGCGATCGCCGAGCTGTGCGACGTGCTCGGCGCCGACGTCGCGGACGTCACCGAGGGCATGGGGCACGACCGGCGGATCGGGCAGGCGTTCCTGCAGCCGGGGCCCGGCTGGGGCGGGTCCTGCCTGCCGAAGGACACCAACGCGTTGGTGCAGGTGGCGGCCGCGGCCGGGATCGAGTTGCCGCTGGTGAGCGCGAGCATCGCCACCAACGAGCGGCAGCGCCGCATCGTCGTCGAGAAGATCGCCGACGCCGTGGGCGGCGACCTTCGTGGAGCGCGGCTGGGCCTGCTCGGGCTCACGTTCAAGGCGGGCACCGACGACCTGCGCGACTCGCCCGCCCTCGCCGTCGCGCGGCTGTTGAGGGAGGGCGGCGCCGAGCTCACGGCATACGACCCCGGCTGCCCCGCGGCCGTTCCCGGCGTCACCGACGACGTCACGGTGGCAGACGAGCCGCTGCGGGCCGCCAAGGACGCGGACGCGCTGGTGGTGCTGACCGAATGGCCCGAGTTCCGGTCGCTGGACTGGGGCGCGGTGGCCGGGGCGCTCGCCGGGCGGGTGGTGGTCGACTGCCGCAACCTGCTCGACCCCGACGTGCTGCGGCGAGCCGGGATCAGCTGGGTGGGGGTAGGTCGGCGCTGA
- a CDS encoding TM0106 family RecB-like putative nuclease, whose protein sequence is MTAIENRFPAVEPTSGPVLDAAATTRCRRRVHLDHDPEAASAPRAMPDPALEQRRADAAAHREHIGARLAADLADEWCAIPAGLPAAERVEATARAVASGARLIWGAALPADRAVGRRGSPELLVRVPGGGYVPVIVVRHRITDPGTGALTAALESPWPQHAGLDEQRKVRSQPRDLLRLAHLNRMLHTAGWAAAPRQRHGDHGGVIGLDADVVLWHDLRAGHWPGGRSTLAEYDARFADRMAVATAAATGAPALAEPSRITECRRCPWWPTCEAVLERAEDVSLVVRGEFAGVLREVGVGTVAELAALDPTAEPPVEVPGLPFADLVALARARLRGLAVVRRVAEVEVPRADIEVDVDMESFGEAGAYLWGALLRHPGGRLADDEPDGYRAFATWDPVPTQDEARSFAGFWTWFSGVRARAAATGRSFAAYCYNEQAENRWLIASATRFAGMPGIPPLAEVEEFIGHPGWIDLFAVVSDWFLCAQGKGLKRIAPAAGFAWRDSEAGGENSMRWYRHAVGMDGAPPDPQQRERLLAYNADDVHATQALREWMTSPAVKQVPLASDL, encoded by the coding sequence GTGACGGCGATCGAGAACCGGTTCCCCGCGGTGGAGCCCACCAGCGGGCCGGTCCTCGACGCGGCGGCCACCACGCGCTGTCGCCGCCGCGTTCACCTCGACCACGACCCGGAGGCGGCCTCGGCACCCCGGGCCATGCCGGATCCGGCGCTGGAACAGCGCCGCGCCGACGCCGCCGCCCACCGTGAGCACATCGGTGCGCGATTGGCAGCGGATCTGGCCGACGAGTGGTGTGCGATACCGGCGGGGCTGCCGGCCGCAGAGCGGGTCGAGGCCACCGCCCGAGCCGTGGCGTCGGGCGCCCGGCTCATCTGGGGGGCCGCGCTGCCCGCCGATCGCGCCGTGGGCCGCCGGGGGAGCCCGGAGCTGCTGGTCCGGGTGCCGGGCGGCGGATACGTGCCCGTCATCGTCGTGCGCCACCGCATCACCGATCCCGGCACCGGCGCGCTCACGGCGGCGCTCGAGTCCCCATGGCCGCAGCACGCCGGCCTCGACGAGCAGCGCAAGGTGCGCTCGCAGCCGCGTGACCTGCTGCGTCTCGCCCATCTCAACCGCATGCTCCACACCGCGGGCTGGGCAGCGGCACCCCGGCAGCGGCACGGCGATCACGGCGGGGTCATCGGGCTCGACGCCGACGTCGTCCTGTGGCACGACCTGCGCGCAGGTCACTGGCCCGGCGGGCGCTCCACCCTGGCCGAGTACGACGCCCGGTTCGCCGATCGCATGGCCGTGGCCACCGCGGCCGCCACCGGCGCGCCCGCGCTGGCCGAGCCGTCGCGCATCACCGAGTGCCGGCGGTGCCCGTGGTGGCCCACCTGCGAGGCGGTGCTGGAGCGAGCGGAGGACGTCAGCCTCGTGGTCCGCGGGGAGTTCGCAGGCGTCCTGCGCGAGGTCGGGGTGGGCACCGTCGCCGAGCTCGCTGCGCTCGACCCCACGGCGGAGCCGCCCGTGGAGGTGCCGGGGCTGCCGTTCGCCGACCTCGTGGCGCTCGCCCGGGCGCGCCTGCGCGGGCTCGCGGTGGTGCGCCGCGTGGCGGAGGTCGAGGTGCCGCGGGCCGACATCGAGGTCGACGTCGACATGGAGAGCTTCGGCGAAGCGGGCGCCTACCTCTGGGGCGCGTTGCTGCGCCACCCGGGTGGCCGGCTGGCCGATGACGAGCCCGACGGGTACCGCGCCTTCGCCACGTGGGATCCGGTGCCCACGCAGGACGAGGCGCGCTCGTTCGCCGGGTTCTGGACGTGGTTCTCCGGGGTGCGGGCGCGGGCCGCCGCCACCGGGCGCAGCTTCGCCGCCTACTGCTACAACGAGCAGGCGGAGAACCGCTGGCTCATCGCCTCGGCCACCCGGTTCGCCGGCATGCCCGGCATCCCGCCGCTGGCCGAGGTGGAGGAGTTCATCGGCCATCCCGGCTGGATCGACCTGTTCGCCGTGGTCAGCGACTGGTTCCTGTGCGCACAGGGCAAGGGGCTCAAGCGGATCGCCCCTGCCGCCGGCTTCGCCTGGCGTGATTCGGAGGCCGGCGGGGAGAACTCGATGCGCTGGTACCGCCACGCCGTCGGGATGGACGGCGCTCCTCCCGACCCGCAGCAGCGCGAGCGGCTGCTCGCCTACAACGCCGACGACGTCCACGCCACCCAGGCCCTGCGGGAGTGGATGACGTCGCCGGCCGTCAAGCAGGTCCCGCTGGCCTCCGACCTGTAG
- a CDS encoding DUF6474 family protein encodes MGLRRHRSTPEAGDAIENTVRRARKPLTAARAKRMIGVGKAVAPLLAPYALAAAAVARTRWDAYRAARLGVEPGQLAAYSGPGGALHARLSRIAEALDRLESGAEARGTDAARRFAVEIRPRLADLAVAVRAAEQMPAPRRRTAYRSIGAELDRLEIALLNHLGVGG; translated from the coding sequence ATGGGGCTGCGGCGACACCGATCGACGCCCGAAGCGGGCGACGCGATCGAGAACACCGTCCGCCGCGCGCGCAAGCCGCTCACCGCGGCGCGGGCCAAGCGCATGATCGGGGTGGGCAAGGCCGTCGCGCCGCTGCTCGCGCCCTACGCGCTCGCCGCCGCCGCGGTCGCGCGCACCCGCTGGGACGCCTACCGGGCCGCTCGCCTCGGGGTGGAGCCCGGCCAGCTGGCCGCGTACTCCGGTCCGGGCGGCGCGCTGCACGCCCGCCTCTCCCGGATCGCGGAAGCCCTCGACCGGCTCGAGTCCGGGGCCGAGGCGCGCGGCACCGACGCGGCCCGGCGCTTCGCCGTCGAGATCCGCCCGCGCCTCGCCGACCTGGCCGTCGCCGTGCGCGCCGCCGAGCAGATGCCGGCGCCGCGTCGCCGCACGGCCTACCGGTCCATCGGTGCCGAGCTGGACCGCCTCGAGATTGCCCTGCTCAACCACCTCGGCGTGGGGGGGTAG
- a CDS encoding copper resistance CopC family protein → MPSYTHRRALRVGTVTLLAGLALLLGAAPALAHTRLQGSDPSDGASLDTAPEHVALTFNEEMTPEFSTITVVGPDGARYETGAVGAEGGTVSSALLPLGPAGQYKIGYRVVSADGHPVSGEVSFTLTTPGPAASAPAPAPSAAPAAAPAPETAAAAPAESDGGTPVWPWIVGAVVLVGGGVVAALRLGRG, encoded by the coding sequence ATGCCCTCGTACACCCACCGGCGCGCGCTGCGCGTCGGCACCGTCACCCTCCTCGCCGGGCTCGCGCTGTTGCTCGGCGCGGCACCCGCGTTGGCGCACACCCGCTTGCAGGGCAGCGACCCGAGTGACGGTGCCAGCCTCGACACCGCCCCCGAGCACGTCGCGCTGACCTTCAACGAGGAGATGACGCCGGAGTTCAGCACGATCACCGTCGTCGGCCCGGACGGCGCCCGCTACGAGACCGGCGCGGTCGGCGCGGAGGGCGGCACGGTCAGCAGCGCGCTGCTCCCGCTCGGCCCCGCGGGCCAGTACAAGATCGGTTACCGGGTGGTGTCGGCGGACGGCCACCCGGTCTCCGGTGAGGTCTCCTTCACGCTCACCACCCCGGGTCCTGCGGCGTCCGCCCCCGCACCTGCGCCCTCCGCCGCCCCCGCGGCCGCGCCCGCCCCGGAGACGGCGGCCGCAGCGCCGGCCGAGAGCGATGGCGGCACGCCGGTGTGGCCGTGGATCGTCGGCGCCGTCGTGCTCGTCGGGGGCGGCGTCGTCGCGGCGCTCCGGCTGGGTCGCGGATGA
- a CDS encoding copper resistance D family protein, producing the protein MTAPTAGPRSLDRLRPVGWAGLAVGAALAASALTGALASTSLPVLVGTSVTRSGMNVAGVACVGLTLIALLLPAARHVPGSALRTLDQVRAVADRALVAMAGAWLVLVLVGIMFRSADAFGRPLGQLAGGEIGSFVTRLAGGRGLALTAVCTAALLVCAALRLRDRALVQARVPLVAALLGLVTPAVTGHAGTHPDHQLAIMSIGVHVVGAALWVGGLAVVLVLVARHRALLEPVLPRFSRLAGWCLGAVTLTGLLTAVIRLETWDALLGTRYGVLVIAKAACLVLLGLLGGIARRRLAAGRTPVLRWAGVEVAVMAATLGIAAALSQSA; encoded by the coding sequence ATGACCGCGCCGACCGCGGGCCCGCGCTCGCTCGACCGGCTGCGCCCGGTCGGGTGGGCCGGTCTCGCGGTCGGTGCCGCGCTGGCGGCGAGTGCGCTCACCGGAGCGCTTGCGAGCACGTCGCTGCCGGTGCTCGTCGGGACGTCGGTCACGCGGTCCGGGATGAACGTCGCGGGCGTGGCGTGCGTCGGGCTCACCCTGATCGCGCTGCTGCTGCCGGCCGCCCGTCATGTGCCGGGTTCCGCGCTGCGCACCCTCGACCAGGTGCGAGCCGTCGCCGACCGTGCGCTGGTCGCGATGGCGGGGGCGTGGCTGGTGCTCGTGCTGGTCGGAATCATGTTCCGCAGCGCGGATGCGTTCGGCAGGCCGCTCGGGCAGCTGGCCGGCGGGGAGATCGGCAGCTTCGTCACCCGACTGGCCGGCGGGCGGGGGCTGGCGCTCACCGCGGTCTGCACGGCGGCGCTCCTCGTCTGCGCGGCGCTGCGGCTGCGCGACCGCGCGCTCGTCCAGGCCCGGGTGCCGCTGGTGGCCGCGCTGCTGGGTCTGGTCACCCCTGCGGTCACCGGGCACGCCGGCACCCATCCCGACCACCAGCTCGCGATCATGTCGATCGGGGTGCACGTGGTCGGGGCCGCGCTCTGGGTGGGCGGGCTGGCGGTCGTGCTCGTGCTCGTGGCGCGCCACCGTGCCCTGCTCGAGCCCGTCCTGCCGCGCTTCTCGCGGCTCGCCGGCTGGTGCCTCGGCGCGGTCACGCTGACCGGCCTGCTCACCGCAGTGATCCGGCTCGAGACCTGGGACGCGCTCCTCGGCACGCGCTACGGCGTGCTGGTGATCGCGAAGGCCGCGTGCCTCGTGCTGCTCGGCCTCCTCGGCGGGATCGCCCGGCGCAGGCTCGCCGCCGGACGCACCCCGGTGCTGCGCTGGGCAGGCGTCGAGGTGGCGGTCATGGCCGCCACCCTCGGCATCGCGGCCGCGCTCTCCCAGTCAGCCTGA
- a CDS encoding dihydrolipoyl dehydrogenase family protein produces MADVDVIVLGGGPVGENAADYAVRAGLSALIVESELLGGECSFWACIPSKTLLRTGHAVAAVRRLPGTTVDFDPAAVLARRDSFTHDWDDESQVQWATGAGIRVLRGKGRLVGERAVEVDGPAGRETLVARRAVVVCTGSVPTTPPVPGLDGVRTWGSREATSAKEIPPRLGVLGGGVVGCEMAQAFQRLGSQVVLLQRGPRLLPAMEPFAGERVAAAMREEGVDVRLQQSLESVAPAGDQIELRTSDGPVVVDELLVATGRRPNTSSIGVEALGLESGKPLAVDDSGLVQGVPGQWLYAAGDVTGRALLTHQGKYAGRIVGAVIGARASGEELDSRPWGEHVATADHVAVPQVVFTDPEVASAGRTEAQARAAGLDVRVVDIPIAVAGSSLQADDYDGAARIVVDTARGILVGATFVGQDVAEMIHAATIAIVGEVPLDRLWHAVPAFPTMSEVWLRLLETYRSGSG; encoded by the coding sequence ATGGCGGATGTCGATGTCATCGTGCTGGGTGGCGGGCCGGTCGGGGAGAACGCCGCCGACTACGCCGTCCGCGCCGGGCTCTCGGCGCTGATCGTCGAGTCGGAGCTGCTCGGCGGGGAGTGCTCGTTCTGGGCCTGCATCCCGTCGAAGACGCTGTTGCGCACCGGGCACGCGGTGGCCGCGGTGCGGAGGCTCCCGGGCACGACGGTCGACTTCGACCCGGCGGCCGTGCTCGCGCGCCGCGACTCGTTCACCCACGACTGGGACGACGAGAGCCAGGTGCAGTGGGCCACCGGTGCCGGGATCCGGGTGCTGCGCGGCAAGGGCAGGCTCGTCGGTGAGCGGGCCGTCGAGGTCGACGGGCCCGCGGGGCGCGAGACCCTCGTCGCACGTCGGGCCGTCGTCGTGTGCACGGGGAGCGTTCCGACCACACCGCCGGTTCCGGGCCTCGACGGCGTGCGCACCTGGGGCTCGCGCGAGGCCACCTCGGCCAAGGAGATCCCGCCGCGGCTGGGTGTGCTCGGCGGTGGTGTGGTCGGCTGCGAGATGGCGCAGGCCTTCCAGCGGCTCGGTTCGCAGGTCGTGCTCCTGCAGCGCGGTCCGCGGCTGCTGCCCGCGATGGAGCCGTTCGCGGGCGAGCGGGTCGCCGCCGCCATGCGGGAGGAGGGCGTCGACGTTCGGCTGCAGCAGTCGCTCGAGTCGGTGGCCCCAGCGGGCGACCAGATCGAGCTGCGCACGAGCGACGGCCCCGTGGTCGTCGACGAGCTGCTCGTGGCCACCGGGCGCCGGCCGAACACCTCGTCGATCGGCGTGGAGGCGCTGGGCCTGGAGTCGGGGAAGCCACTCGCCGTGGATGACAGCGGGCTCGTCCAGGGGGTCCCGGGCCAGTGGCTGTACGCCGCGGGCGACGTCACCGGTCGGGCGCTGCTCACCCACCAGGGCAAGTACGCGGGCCGGATCGTCGGCGCGGTGATCGGCGCCCGCGCGAGCGGCGAGGAGCTCGACAGCCGGCCGTGGGGTGAGCACGTTGCCACGGCCGACCACGTCGCCGTCCCGCAGGTGGTGTTCACCGACCCCGAGGTGGCCTCGGCGGGGCGCACCGAGGCGCAGGCGCGCGCCGCCGGCCTCGACGTGCGGGTCGTCGACATCCCGATCGCCGTCGCCGGCTCGTCGCTGCAGGCCGATGACTACGACGGTGCGGCGCGGATCGTGGTCGACACCGCCCGTGGAATTCTTGTCGGTGCGACATTCGTGGGTCAGGACGTGGCCGAGATGATCCACGCCGCCACCATCGCGATCGTGGGCGAGGTGCCGCTGGACCGGCTCTGGCACGCCGTGCCGGCGTTCCCCACGATGAGCGAGGTGTGGCTGCGCCTGCTGGAGACCTACCGATCCGGGTCAGGCTGA
- a CDS encoding NAD(P)H-binding protein gives MRVVIAGGHGKIGLRLAALLAGRGDVVTGVVRNPAHGPDLERAGATPAVLDLETARADELAPALEGADAVVFAAGAGPGSGTARKDTVDRAAAVLLADAARIAGVRRYLLVSSAGVDDPPAPDRGEVWAAYVAAKKAAEEAIQAADHLDWTILRPGSLTDDPGVGRVLLAPPPVPHGSVTRDDTAAVLVALLDAPGSAGKVLELREGETDVHEAVAGVS, from the coding sequence GTGCGCGTGGTGATCGCAGGAGGACACGGGAAGATCGGGCTGCGGCTGGCCGCGCTCCTCGCCGGCCGCGGGGACGTGGTGACCGGCGTGGTGCGCAACCCGGCCCACGGTCCGGACCTCGAACGGGCAGGTGCAACGCCCGCCGTCCTGGACCTGGAGACGGCCCGGGCGGACGAGCTCGCCCCTGCGCTCGAGGGCGCCGACGCCGTCGTGTTCGCCGCGGGTGCCGGGCCGGGCAGCGGGACGGCCCGCAAGGACACCGTCGACCGGGCGGCGGCCGTGCTGCTCGCCGACGCGGCGCGGATCGCGGGCGTGCGCCGTTACCTGCTGGTGTCCTCGGCGGGCGTCGACGACCCGCCCGCGCCGGATCGTGGTGAGGTCTGGGCGGCGTACGTCGCGGCCAAGAAGGCTGCCGAGGAGGCGATCCAGGCCGCCGACCACCTCGACTGGACGATCCTGCGGCCGGGTTCGCTCACGGACGACCCCGGGGTCGGGAGGGTGCTGCTCGCACCTCCGCCGGTGCCCCATGGCAGCGTCACCCGCGACGATACGGCAGCCGTGCTCGTCGCTCTGCTGGACGCGCCCGGCAGCGCGGGCAAGGTCCTGGAACTACGTGAAGGGGAGACCGACGTGCACGAGGCCGTGGCGGGGGTGTCGTGA
- a CDS encoding TIGR03086 family metal-binding protein, with protein MNEIADRYRRHADAFEAKVAAVRSDQWTNPSPCEKWDARDVVDHIVVMHGYMLRPIGWSLPPTVGDPVTDFRAARAVVEEVLADPELSGQEADTPTGRMTVAEQIDRVVSDDLVLHGWDLARATGQDEVMDPADVERLWASTSAIPPEVMESYRTPGAFGPDVEVFGPEVAVPEDAPLQDRLLGLIGRNPRA; from the coding sequence ATGAACGAGATCGCAGATCGCTACCGCAGGCACGCGGACGCGTTCGAGGCCAAGGTCGCCGCCGTCCGGAGCGACCAGTGGACGAACCCCTCCCCGTGCGAGAAGTGGGATGCCCGCGACGTCGTGGACCACATCGTCGTGATGCACGGCTACATGCTGAGGCCGATCGGGTGGTCGTTACCGCCCACCGTGGGCGATCCGGTGACGGACTTCCGCGCCGCTCGCGCGGTCGTCGAGGAGGTGCTCGCCGACCCGGAGCTCTCCGGGCAGGAGGCCGACACGCCCACCGGCCGGATGACGGTGGCCGAGCAGATCGACCGGGTGGTGAGCGACGACCTCGTCCTCCACGGCTGGGACCTCGCCCGCGCGACCGGCCAGGACGAGGTGATGGACCCGGCGGACGTCGAACGGCTGTGGGCGTCGACCTCGGCGATCCCGCCCGAGGTGATGGAGTCCTACCGCACCCCGGGCGCGTTCGGGCCGGATGTCGAGGTCTTCGGCCCGGAGGTCGCGGTGCCCGAGGACGCGCCGCTGCAGGACCGGCTGCTCGGCCTCATCGGTCGCAACCCGCGTGCCTGA
- a CDS encoding DUF4442 domain-containing protein, with product MTTELSWVGATMQQTVPWVGTVRIEFVEVTPERVVLRLPDDPALRNHVGGPHAAMIFGVGETATGAVTLAAFASTMERATPLPVRSEIAYQRIARGPLTAVAALGRPAEDVIAELESGTRPEFDVDVTITDGEGRETTRMTVVWTLRPSR from the coding sequence GTGACGACAGAGCTGAGTTGGGTCGGCGCGACGATGCAGCAGACCGTCCCGTGGGTGGGCACCGTCAGGATCGAGTTCGTCGAGGTCACACCCGAACGGGTGGTCCTGCGCCTGCCGGACGACCCTGCGCTACGCAACCACGTCGGCGGCCCGCACGCCGCGATGATCTTCGGCGTCGGGGAGACCGCAACGGGCGCCGTCACCTTGGCCGCGTTCGCGTCGACGATGGAGCGCGCGACACCGCTGCCCGTCCGGTCCGAGATCGCCTACCAGCGCATCGCCCGCGGGCCGCTGACGGCGGTCGCGGCGCTCGGGCGGCCGGCCGAGGACGTCATCGCCGAGCTCGAGTCCGGTACCCGCCCCGAGTTCGACGTCGACGTCACGATCACCGACGGCGAGGGGCGGGAGACCACACGCATGACGGTCGTCTGGACCCTGCGCCCCAGCCGGTAG